GCGATGACCACCAACGGGCTGCTGCTGCCGCGCCTGGCGGCCGACCTGAAGGCGGCGGGCCTGAACCGCGTGACGGTCAGCATCGACAGCCTCGACCCCGAGGTGTTCGGGCGCATGAACGGCCTGGGAACGCACCCGCAGAAAGTACTGGACGGCATCGAGGCGGCCCTGACGGCGGGGCTGGGGGTGAAGATCAACACGGTCGTGCAGCGCGGCGTGAACGACGCGGGCCTGCGCGAGCTGTGGCTGGCGCTGCGGGATCTGGCGCCGGTGCGCTTCATCGAGTTCATGGACGTGGGCAACCACAACGGCTGGAACATGGACAGCGTGGTGCCCAGCCGCGAGGTACTGGCGCGGCTCGCGGGCGACGACCTGCGGTTTGCGCCGGTGAATCCCGAGTACCGGGGCGAGGTCGCCGCGCGCCACACCGACGGGCAGGGGCACGAGGTGGGCCTGATCAGTTCCGTGACCGCGCCGTTCTGCGGGGACTGCTCGCGGGCGCGGATCTCGGCGGTGGGGACGCTGTACACCTGCCTGTTCGCGGGAAGCGGCACGGACCTGCGCGGCCCGATGCGCGGCGAACCGGGCGGGGTTCCGCTGTCCGGCGCGGCCCTGCAGGATCTGATCGCGGGGGTATGGGCGGCGCGCCGGGACCGGTACAGTGAAGAGCGGGGGGAGGCGACCGCCGCAGGAGCGCGCGCCGCCAAGGTCGAGATGTCGCACATCGGCGGCTGAGCCCTGACGCCACCCGCGCCTGACCTTGCAGGTGGTGTGCTGCGGCCGGTTTTTCAGTCTTTTTGATCCAGGTTCAGGGATCGGGCATAGCGCGTGACAGGCTGCCTAACGAGCGTTGTACCGCCCCGCGTGACAGCTAGACAACCTTGTGTACTTCTGACACTAACCTTAAGATGAGCCTGGCTCCGCCCGCCAGCGGACACCCGGAGGGATGCATGGCGAAGTACCCGCTTATCAAGACCACCCTGAAAGACCGCCTGCTCGGCGGCCACTACGCCGAGGGACTCCCCCTGCCCAGCGAACCGCAGCTGGCCCGCGAATTCGAAGTGTCCCGCATGACCGCCCGCCGCGCCATCGACGAACTGGAACGCGAAGGTTACGTCTACCGCGTGCAGGGCGCCGGCACCTTCCCCACCGGCAAACGCTTCCGGCAGGGCATG
The DNA window shown above is from Deinococcus sp. LM3 and carries:
- the moaA gene encoding GTP 3',8-cyclase MoaA, with translation MLVDQLGRPLRDLRISVTDRCNLRCTYCMPAEVFGPEYAFLPRAELLSFEEIERLAGAFVALGVRKLRVTGGEPTLRRDLPDLIGRLSGIAGVQDVAMTTNGLLLPRLAADLKAAGLNRVTVSIDSLDPEVFGRMNGLGTHPQKVLDGIEAALTAGLGVKINTVVQRGVNDAGLRELWLALRDLAPVRFIEFMDVGNHNGWNMDSVVPSREVLARLAGDDLRFAPVNPEYRGEVAARHTDGQGHEVGLISSVTAPFCGDCSRARISAVGTLYTCLFAGSGTDLRGPMRGEPGGVPLSGAALQDLIAGVWAARRDRYSEERGEATAAGARAAKVEMSHIGG